Within the Gloeobacter kilaueensis JS1 genome, the region CCACCGCCCCCGCCCTCGAACGCCCCCGCGACATCGCCGGTCTGCTTGTCAAACTGCAGCGCGGCGACATTCTCTTTATCGACGAAATCCATCGTCTGCCCCGGATCACCGAAGAAATTCTCTACCCGGCGATGGAAGATTTTCGGCTCGACATCACCGTGGGCAAGGGCCAGAATGCTCGAATTACGAGCGTTCCGCTGCCTCGCTTTACCCTCATCGGAGCGACCACCCGCGTCGGTGCCCTCAGTTCCCCGTTGCGCGATCGCTTTGGCTTTATCCAGCGGTTGCGCTTCTACGAAGTCGATGAACTGACGGGCATCCTCCACCGCAACGCCCAGCTGTTGCAGATCGCGATCGACGAGGCCGGAGCCAGCGAGATTGCCCGCCGCTCGCGGGGCACCCCCCGCATCGCCAACCGACTACTCAAGCGGGTGCGCGACTATGCCCAGGTCGAAAGCGACGGGCTCATCACCGAACCGGTCGCCTGCGCCGCCCTCGAACTGTTTGAAGTCGATCCGCTGGGCCTCGACTGGACCGACCGCCGACTGCTGCAGACCCTTATCGAGCACTACAACGGCGGGCCGGTGGGCATCGAGTCGCTCGCAGCGGCCACCGGCGAAGACAGCCAGACGATCGAAGAAGTCTACGAGCCTTACTTGATGCAGATAGGCTATCTGCTGCGCACCGCTCGTGGCCGGATGGCCTCGGCTGCTGCTTACCGCCACCTGGGCTACACCCCGCCCCAGCGCTTCGAGCAGGTGAGCTTGCTCGACAGCAGCGATCCGCTGGGGTTGCACAACTAGCGAGCGGGCAATCGGGTAGGCCGGTAGCACCGGTAACGGGTGATGGCGCGGTGGCAGGCGAGTGCCGATGACCTATCGGACACGAACAAAGTCAGATCGCATGAATTCCTTCCATTCGCCGTCCTGGAGAACCTCCGCAGCGGTGAACCGGTGGTCGTCGTCGATAATCTGAAAGACATCGCGGTAGCGATCGGTTTCACGGCCCTCGCTCATCGCCGGACCCTCAGTTTCGAGCAGAAGTGCCCGCCCGTCCGGAGAAAGGTCGCCGTCGTACACGAACAGGCGGTCGAGCGCACTCCCCGCCACGGCACCCGCGAACCGGCCAGTGTTCGGCTCATATCCGATCAGCGTTGCTGCACGCGTTTGCGAGCCGTCGCTCGATTGGCCGGTGTTGTCGAGGATGATGAAATGGTCGCTCAAAGCCCGCACGGACTCAGTCCCATTCGCGGCGACACCTGAGTGGTCCGAATCGTCGGCTGTGTGAAACTGGTAAGACCATTCGCCGACGAGGTTCTGGAGCCAAGCCCGTTTGGAGGAGGTAGCAGACATGTCAAAAGTTCCCTCTTTCTCTTTACTGATTGCATTTTGCAATCGGTTTTTAGATTACCACGTGCGATTGCATAGCGCAAGCAGTTTTGATATACCTGCGGTATGAACGACACGAAACGATCCGGGTGTCCAATCAACCTCACGCTGGAGGCGCTCGGCGACCGCTGGAGCCTGATCGTCATTCGGGACATCATCTTCGGCGATCGCCGTCATTTCCGGGAGCTGCTTTCCCGTTCTGAGGAAGGGATCGCGACCAACATCCTCGCCGACCGGCTGAAGCGATTGACGGAGAACGGGTTTCTGACGCGCTCAGCCGACCCGTCGCACAAGCAGAAGGCGATCTATAGCCTTACCGAAAAGTCCATTCAGCTGATCCCGCTACTGGCGGTCATGGGAGCCTGGGGCAGGCAGCATACCGCCGTCAGCCGACCTCTCGCCATCCGCGCAAAGCTGCTGGAGGAGGGCGGCCCGGCCCTGTGGTCTGCGCTGATGGACGAACTTCGCTCGGCCCATCTGGACGGCAATTCAGTGAAGTCGAACACGATCGTCGAGCTTCAAAAAGCTTATGAGATGGAACTGGCAAAAGCATAGTGCCATCGATCTGCACACCGTCGATTTCCTGTTAAAAGGAGATATACGCGGACTTGAGCATTCTGCAGATCTAGAAGGGTATGGCGCGGATTTGGGTTGCCCAGACCTTCGAGCACGGCATGGATGCGGAGACGATTTGGGCGCTTGTGGATCGACGATGATGGCGAGCGCGGGGGAGAGTGCTGAATGAAAAAGTCAAGCGTACTTGGACGAGGGACAGTCTTTGCCCTGTTGCTTGCTGGTGCGGCTCCCGCCACACTGGCTCAGGAACCCAAGCCGACCAATCGGGCAGAGGCTGTCGAGGTTGTCCGCGAGTTGCGGGGCATTGTGACGCCCGACGGCGTCGAACGTGCGCGAATGGTGCGCATTGGGGGCATCGACCAGTTCGTCTCGATCCGTGGGCGCGACCGGCGCAATCCCATCCTGCTCATTCTTCACGGCGGGCCTGGCTTTCCAGAAACGGCTCTTGCATGGTGGAACACCCGCGACCTCGAGGAATACTTCACTGTCGTGCACTGGGATCAGCGAGGATCGGGCAGGACCTACCTCGCCAACGATCCTGCCGCAGTCGCGCCCACAATGCTGCCCGAACGCTTCGTCGCCGACACAGGCGAACTCATCACCTGGCTGCGCACCGAATTCGGAAAAAAGAAGATCTTTCTGCTCGGCCATTCCTGGGGCAGTTTCATCGGGCTCGAATACGCCCGGCGGTACCCCGGACAGCTTCACGCGTACATCGGCGTGGGACAAGCGACCAACACGCCGGAGAGCGAACGTCGCGGCTATGCCTTCGCGCTCGCCGCCGCTCAGCGGGCGGGCAATGCCAACGCAGTCGCGCAGCTCGAATCGATCGCGCCCTATGCCGTGCCCGGACGCCCGATCCCGCTGGAACACATTGTCATCGAACGGCAGTGGTCCGACTATTTCGGCGGCGTCATGGCCTATCGCCAGCGCCAGACCAATGGGATCGCGAGCCGCCTGTCACCCGACTATTCGGACGCAGATGCCCCCCGCGCTTACGACGGCAACAACTACTCGCAGCTATACCTTTTCAGTACAGTCCTCGGCCTCGACCTCAGCGGCATCACGCGGCTTGGCTGCCCCTTAATCCTTCTGGAGGGGCGACACGACCGCACAGTGAGTTCGGAGGTCGCCCATGAATGGTTCGTGCGGGTCCGTGCGCCGCGCAAGCATTTCGTCTGGTTCGAGCATTCGGGTCATGAGGTTATGACCGAGGAACCCGGCAAGGTTCTGGTGTCGCTCTTAAAATATGCACGTCCAATTGCTGCCCGCGCGGGCGACGTGGGACCCGAGCCTTGAACGCCCGCCCAGTCAACTATCTGTACCCCAACGTCATCCGCAGAGGAGGGAAGCCGTGATTACCTGCGTCGTCCATTACAAGATCGACCCAGACAAGCTGGCCGATTTTGAAAGGTTCTCCAGGGCTTGGATTTATCTCGTTAACAAGCATAAAGGTCAGCACCACGGCTATTTTCTGCCGTCCGAGGGCGCGAGCGATGTAGCTCTTGCGCTCTTCAGCTTTGAGAG harbors:
- the ruvB gene encoding Holliday junction branch migration DNA helicase RuvB — encoded protein: MAIISSHTAAAEGEPAKSRTAQPRSEALQAQKGREDHHEENLRPKNLDDYAGQKELKAVLSLLVAAARHRSEPLDHLLFYGPPGLGKTSISLILAHEMGVNIHLTTAPALERPRDIAGLLVKLQRGDILFIDEIHRLPRITEEILYPAMEDFRLDITVGKGQNARITSVPLPRFTLIGATTRVGALSSPLRDRFGFIQRLRFYEVDELTGILHRNAQLLQIAIDEAGASEIARRSRGTPRIANRLLKRVRDYAQVESDGLITEPVACAALELFEVDPLGLDWTDRRLLQTLIEHYNGGPVGIESLAAATGEDSQTIEEVYEPYLMQIGYLLRTARGRMASAAAYRHLGYTPPQRFEQVSLLDSSDPLGLHN
- a CDS encoding NIPSNAP family protein produces the protein MITCVVHYKIDPDKLADFERFSRAWIYLVNKHKGQHHGYFLPSEGASDVALALFSFESLAAYEQYRTRFGKDKEFIAADKIRDESGCVIRYERTFMRPLLPNEVDGPPDGWQK
- a CDS encoding DUF1579 domain-containing protein translates to MSATSSKRAWLQNLVGEWSYQFHTADDSDHSGVAANGTESVRALSDHFIILDNTGQSSDGSQTRAATLIGYEPNTGRFAGAVAGSALDRLFVYDGDLSPDGRALLLETEGPAMSEGRETDRYRDVFQIIDDDHRFTAAEVLQDGEWKEFMRSDFVRVR
- a CDS encoding winged helix-turn-helix transcriptional regulator; amino-acid sequence: MNDTKRSGCPINLTLEALGDRWSLIVIRDIIFGDRRHFRELLSRSEEGIATNILADRLKRLTENGFLTRSADPSHKQKAIYSLTEKSIQLIPLLAVMGAWGRQHTAVSRPLAIRAKLLEEGGPALWSALMDELRSAHLDGNSVKSNTIVELQKAYEMELAKA
- a CDS encoding alpha/beta fold hydrolase, giving the protein MKKSSVLGRGTVFALLLAGAAPATLAQEPKPTNRAEAVEVVRELRGIVTPDGVERARMVRIGGIDQFVSIRGRDRRNPILLILHGGPGFPETALAWWNTRDLEEYFTVVHWDQRGSGRTYLANDPAAVAPTMLPERFVADTGELITWLRTEFGKKKIFLLGHSWGSFIGLEYARRYPGQLHAYIGVGQATNTPESERRGYAFALAAAQRAGNANAVAQLESIAPYAVPGRPIPLEHIVIERQWSDYFGGVMAYRQRQTNGIASRLSPDYSDADAPRAYDGNNYSQLYLFSTVLGLDLSGITRLGCPLILLEGRHDRTVSSEVAHEWFVRVRAPRKHFVWFEHSGHEVMTEEPGKVLVSLLKYARPIAARAGDVGPEP